AACTGCTGTGCATAATTGAGTGTTGTCATTTGTTATTTCTAAGTGCCCCGCCAGTGCCCCATGAGAGCTTGGTGACGAGAGAGGTTTTAACTAGAAGCCTTGCTGGATATGGCTCCCCGGGACGGGCTCGAACCGCCGACCTAATGATTAACAGTCATCCGCTCTACCGACTGAGCTACCAGGGAATGAGGCGGAATCTTAAAACGATTCCGCGCGATCGTCAAGCCTTTAGTAATAATTTTTTTACTGGCTGCAAAACCGTTGTAATCTGTTCAGCGCATCTTTTAACGTATCGATGCCAGTAGCAAAGGATAAACGGATACACCCCTCGTTACCGAATGCCGAGCCGGGGACTAGAGCAACGCCTACTTCGCTTAACAGTTTATCTGAAAACTCGATATCGTTGGCGTAACCGCGTTTTTCAATGATGGCTTGTACGCAGGGGAAAATGTAGAACGTGCCATCCGCAGGAATGACTTCAAGGTCAGGTATGCCCAGTAATCGCTCCACTACATAATCATGTCTGCTGTGAAAGGCGCTAACCATTTCCATCACGCTTTCCTGACTGCTTCTTAATGCCGAAACCGCAGCTCTTTGAGCAATGGAGCAGGGATTTGAGGTGGATTGTGATTGGATGGTTTTCATCGCATTCATTATAGGTGCTGGGCCTGCTGCATAACCTATCCGCCATCCAGTCATAGAGTATGCTTTGGAAACACCATTTAACACAATAGTTCTATCATATAGCTCAGGACAGGCGTTAAGAATATTAGCGAAAGGTTGGCTCCAGAGAATGTGTTCGTACATGTCGTCCGTAGCGATGAGAATTTGAGGGTGTTTTAGTAAAACAGTACCCAGGGCTTTTAATTCCTCAAGGGTGTAGGCTATTCCTGATGGATTAGATGGACTATTGAGGAAGATCATTTTGGTTTTAGGAGTAATGGCTTTTTCTAATTGTTGGGCGTTAATTTTATAACGTTGTGCCGGTGTTGTATTAATAATCACCGGGATACCATCTGCCAACAAGACCATGTCTGGATAAGAAACCCAATAGGGAGCAGGGATAATGACTTCATCGCCGGCATCAAGAAACGCCTGGCATAAATTATAACAACTTTGTTTGCCTCCGACTGAGACTAAAATTTGGTTTAGTTGGTAATCCAGGCCATTATCGTTTTTGAATTTACTTTGAATGGCTTCTTTTAGTTCCGGTATGCCATCAACTGCTGTGTATTTCGTATATCCTGCTTCAATAGCTGATATGGCTGCCAATTTAATGTGTTGCGGTGTATCAAAATCAGGCTCACCCACACCTAGATTTATAACATCAAGCCCTTGAGACCTCATTTGTGTGGCCTTTGCCGCCACAGCCAGAGTGGGAGAGGGTTTTACTTTTTGTACGCGTTTCGCCAATGCGATATCCATCTGTTACTCCTGTGATTTATAAGTGTCATGGCTTATAATGTAAAATATGAAAGATTTATTTAAAATTTACTCTAACTACCAACCTGCCGGTGATCAGCCAACTGCAATAGCCTCATTAATTGATGGCTTGGAATCAGGCTTGGCCAAGCAAACCCTTTTAGGCGTTACTGGATCAGGAAAAACGTTTACTATTGCCCATGTAATCCAGGCGATGAAACGGCCGACCTTGATTATGGCACCAAACAAAACGCTTGCTGCTCAATTGTATGGGGAATTTAAAGCCTTTTTTCCTGATAATGCCGTAGAATATTTCGTATCCTACTACGATTATTATCAGCCTGAGGCCTATGTACCCTCTTCAGATACTTTTATAGAAAAAGATTCGTCCATCAATGAGCATATTGAGCAGATGCGTTTATCAGCCACCAAGGCACTGATTGAGCGCAAAGACGCGATTATTGTTGCAACGGTTTCTGCCATTTATGGTTTGGGCGATCCCGATTCCTACTTGCGTATGGTATTACATCTTTCCCGTGGAGAACAATGCGGACAGCGTAAAATATTAAAACGTCTTGCCGAAATGCAATACATGCGGAGTAATCTAGCTTTGGAGCGAGGCCAATTTCGGGTGCATGGGGATGTTGTAGATATTTTTCCGGCTGATTCGGAAAAAGAAGCAATCCGAATTGAATTGTTCGATGAAGAAATAGAAAGCATTGCCCGTTTTGATCCATTAACAGGAGAAATTCTGCAGCGTCTGCCACGGGTGACTGTGTTCCCCAAAACACATTATGTTACCCCTCGTGAGCGAATCCTGGAAACTGTGGATTGGGTGAAAGAAGAATTGCAGGGGAGACTGGCTGAATTTAATGCTCAAAATAAATTGGTAGAGGCTCAGCGTTTGGAGCAACGGACTTACTTTGACATTGAAATGATGCTGGAGCTTGGTTATTGTTCGGGTATTGAAAATTATTCCCGTTACTTATCAGGACGTGGGCCAGGGGAGGCTCCGCCGACTTTATTTGATTATTTGCCACCAGAAGCGTTATTGATTGTTGATGAGTCGCATGTGACTGTACCCCAAATTGGTGGGATGTATAA
The sequence above is drawn from the Legionella antarctica genome and encodes:
- the uvrB gene encoding excinuclease ABC subunit UvrB, encoding MKDLFKIYSNYQPAGDQPTAIASLIDGLESGLAKQTLLGVTGSGKTFTIAHVIQAMKRPTLIMAPNKTLAAQLYGEFKAFFPDNAVEYFVSYYDYYQPEAYVPSSDTFIEKDSSINEHIEQMRLSATKALIERKDAIIVATVSAIYGLGDPDSYLRMVLHLSRGEQCGQRKILKRLAEMQYMRSNLALERGQFRVHGDVVDIFPADSEKEAIRIELFDEEIESIARFDPLTGEILQRLPRVTVFPKTHYVTPRERILETVDWVKEELQGRLAEFNAQNKLVEAQRLEQRTYFDIEMMLELGYCSGIENYSRYLSGRGPGEAPPTLFDYLPPEALLIVDESHVTVPQIGGMYKGDRSRKENLVNYGFRLPSALDNRPLRFEEFEERSPQTIYISATPGAYEQANADNVAEQVVRPTGLIDPEVEIRPVRTQVDDLMSEINVVIKEGGRILVTTLTKRMAEDLTDYLTEHKIKVRYLHSDIDTVERVEIIRDLRLGEFDVLVGINLLREGLDMPEVALVAILDADKEGFLRSDRSLIQTIGRAARNVKGRAILYADKITGSMKRALDETDRRREKQKAFNLEHGITPMGINKSVADIMEGTYIGKRKTMVAEKTPEYMHWSAQELVKHINTLEKQMYLHAKNMEFEVAAKVRDEYLLLKEQLLKI
- a CDS encoding pyridoxal phosphate-dependent aminotransferase — its product is MDIALAKRVQKVKPSPTLAVAAKATQMRSQGLDVINLGVGEPDFDTPQHIKLAAISAIEAGYTKYTAVDGIPELKEAIQSKFKNDNGLDYQLNQILVSVGGKQSCYNLCQAFLDAGDEVIIPAPYWVSYPDMVLLADGIPVIINTTPAQRYKINAQQLEKAITPKTKMIFLNSPSNPSGIAYTLEELKALGTVLLKHPQILIATDDMYEHILWSQPFANILNACPELYDRTIVLNGVSKAYSMTGWRIGYAAGPAPIMNAMKTIQSQSTSNPCSIAQRAAVSALRSSQESVMEMVSAFHSRHDYVVERLLGIPDLEVIPADGTFYIFPCVQAIIEKRGYANDIEFSDKLLSEVGVALVPGSAFGNEGCIRLSFATGIDTLKDALNRLQRFCSQ